The Serinus canaria isolate serCan28SL12 chromosome 23, serCan2020, whole genome shotgun sequence genome has a window encoding:
- the NFYC gene encoding nuclear transcription factor Y subunit gamma isoform X1 codes for MSTDGGFGTAGNSDAQQSLQSFWPRVMEEIRNLTVKDFRVQELPLARIKKIMKLDEDVKMISAEAPVLFAKAAQIFITELTLRAWIHTEDNKRRTLQRNDIAMAITKFDQFDFLIDIVPRDELKPPKRQEEVRQAVTPAEPVQYYFTLAQQPAAVQVQGQQQGQQTTTATTTIQPGQIIIAQPQQGQTTPVTMQVGEGQQVQIVQAQPQGQSQQAQSSTGQTMQVMQQIITNTGEIQQIPVQLNAGQLQYIRLAQPVSGTQVVQGQIQTLATNAQQVSVRGACRACWCLCVALGEAPAASELLAGNILGSSTFSSPSPSCLGEGGAVQERQKRWERP; via the exons ATGTCCACGGATGGTGGCTTtggcacagcagggaacagcgatgcccagcagagcctgcagagcttCTGGCCACGGGTGATGGAGGAGATCCGCAACCTCACCGTG AAAGATTTCAGGGTTCAGGAGCTGCCCTTGGCTCGGATTAAGAAGATCATGAAGCTGGATGAAGATGTGAAG ATGATCAGTGCAGAAGCCCCTGTGCTCTTTGCAAAAGCTGCTCAGATTTTCATCACCGAGCTGACGCTGCGAGCCTGGATCCACACCGAGGACAACAAACGCAGGACCCTGCAG AGGAATGACATTGCCATGGCAATCACCAAATTTGATCAGTTTGATTTCCTGATCGATATTGTCCCCAGGGATGAGCTGAAACCTCCAAAAAGGCAG gaggaggtgcGCCAGGCCGTCACCCCGGCCGAGCCCGTGCAGTATTACTTCACCCTggcccagcagccagcagcagtgcaggtgcagggccagcagcagggccagcagacCACCACGGCCACCACCACCATCCAGCCAGGCCAGATCATCattgcccagccccagcagggccag aCCACCCCTGTGACAATGCAGGTGGGCGAGGGGCAGCAGGTGCAGATCGTGcaggcccagccccagggccagagccagcaggctcagagcagcacaggacaaACCATGCAAGTGATGCAGCAAATCATCACCAACACGGGAGAAATCCAACAAATCCCG GTCCAGTTGAATGCTGGCCAGCTGCAGTATATCCGCTTAGCCCAACCCGTGTCAGGCACCCAGGTAGTCCAGGGGCAGATCCAGACGCTTGCAACCAATGCACAGCAG GTGTCTGTGAGAGGTGCATGCAGAGCATGTTGGTGTCTGTGTGTGGCTCTGGGTGAAGCTCCCGCTGCTTCTGAGCTGCTTGCAGGTAACATTTTGGGCTCAtcaaccttctcttctccttctccttcttgccTGGGTGAGGGAGGAGCCgtgcaggaaaggcagaaacGTTGGGAGCGGCCTTGA
- the NFYC gene encoding nuclear transcription factor Y subunit gamma isoform X2 yields MSTDGGFGTAGNSDAQQSLQSFWPRVMEEIRNLTVKDFRVQELPLARIKKIMKLDEDVKMISAEAPVLFAKAAQIFITELTLRAWIHTEDNKRRTLQRNDIAMAITKFDQFDFLIDIVPRDELKPPKRQEEVRQAVTPAEPVQYYFTLAQQPAAVQVQGQQQGQQTTTATTTIQPGQIIIAQPQQGQTTPVTMQVGEGQQVQIVQAQPQGQSQQAQSSTGQTMQVMQQIITNTGEIQQIPVQLNAGQLQYIRLAQPVSGTQVVQGQIQTLATNAQQITQTEVQQGQQQFSQFTDGQQLYQIQQVTMPAGQDITQPMFIQSTNQSSDTQATQVTGD; encoded by the exons ATGTCCACGGATGGTGGCTTtggcacagcagggaacagcgatgcccagcagagcctgcagagcttCTGGCCACGGGTGATGGAGGAGATCCGCAACCTCACCGTG AAAGATTTCAGGGTTCAGGAGCTGCCCTTGGCTCGGATTAAGAAGATCATGAAGCTGGATGAAGATGTGAAG ATGATCAGTGCAGAAGCCCCTGTGCTCTTTGCAAAAGCTGCTCAGATTTTCATCACCGAGCTGACGCTGCGAGCCTGGATCCACACCGAGGACAACAAACGCAGGACCCTGCAG AGGAATGACATTGCCATGGCAATCACCAAATTTGATCAGTTTGATTTCCTGATCGATATTGTCCCCAGGGATGAGCTGAAACCTCCAAAAAGGCAG gaggaggtgcGCCAGGCCGTCACCCCGGCCGAGCCCGTGCAGTATTACTTCACCCTggcccagcagccagcagcagtgcaggtgcagggccagcagcagggccagcagacCACCACGGCCACCACCACCATCCAGCCAGGCCAGATCATCattgcccagccccagcagggccag aCCACCCCTGTGACAATGCAGGTGGGCGAGGGGCAGCAGGTGCAGATCGTGcaggcccagccccagggccagagccagcaggctcagagcagcacaggacaaACCATGCAAGTGATGCAGCAAATCATCACCAACACGGGAGAAATCCAACAAATCCCG GTCCAGTTGAATGCTGGCCAGCTGCAGTATATCCGCTTAGCCCAACCCGTGTCAGGCACCCAGGTAGTCCAGGGGCAGATCCAGACGCTTGCAACCAATGCACAGCAG ATAACGCAGACGGAggtgcagcaggggcagcagcagttCAGCCAGTTCACAGATGGACAG cagctgtACCAGATCCAGCAGGTGACAATGCCCGCGGGCCAGGACATCACCCAGCCCATGTTCATCCAGTCCACCAACCAGAGCTCGGACACCCAGGCCACGCAGGTGACAGGGGACTGA
- the NFYC gene encoding nuclear transcription factor Y subunit gamma isoform X3: MSTDGGFGTAGNSDAQQSLQSFWPRVMEEIRNLTVKDFRVQELPLARIKKIMKLDEDVKMISAEAPVLFAKAAQIFITELTLRAWIHTEDNKRRTLQRNDIAMAITKFDQFDFLIDIVPRDELKPPKRQEEVRQAVTPAEPVQYYFTLAQQPAAVQVQGQQQGQQTTTATTTIQPGQIIIAQPQQGQTTPVTMQVGEGQQVQIVQAQPQGQSQQAQSSTGQTMQVMQQIITNTGEIQQIPITQTEVQQGQQQFSQFTDGQQLYQIQQVTMPAGQDITQPMFIQSTNQSSDTQATQVTGD, from the exons ATGTCCACGGATGGTGGCTTtggcacagcagggaacagcgatgcccagcagagcctgcagagcttCTGGCCACGGGTGATGGAGGAGATCCGCAACCTCACCGTG AAAGATTTCAGGGTTCAGGAGCTGCCCTTGGCTCGGATTAAGAAGATCATGAAGCTGGATGAAGATGTGAAG ATGATCAGTGCAGAAGCCCCTGTGCTCTTTGCAAAAGCTGCTCAGATTTTCATCACCGAGCTGACGCTGCGAGCCTGGATCCACACCGAGGACAACAAACGCAGGACCCTGCAG AGGAATGACATTGCCATGGCAATCACCAAATTTGATCAGTTTGATTTCCTGATCGATATTGTCCCCAGGGATGAGCTGAAACCTCCAAAAAGGCAG gaggaggtgcGCCAGGCCGTCACCCCGGCCGAGCCCGTGCAGTATTACTTCACCCTggcccagcagccagcagcagtgcaggtgcagggccagcagcagggccagcagacCACCACGGCCACCACCACCATCCAGCCAGGCCAGATCATCattgcccagccccagcagggccag aCCACCCCTGTGACAATGCAGGTGGGCGAGGGGCAGCAGGTGCAGATCGTGcaggcccagccccagggccagagccagcaggctcagagcagcacaggacaaACCATGCAAGTGATGCAGCAAATCATCACCAACACGGGAGAAATCCAACAAATCCCG ATAACGCAGACGGAggtgcagcaggggcagcagcagttCAGCCAGTTCACAGATGGACAG cagctgtACCAGATCCAGCAGGTGACAATGCCCGCGGGCCAGGACATCACCCAGCCCATGTTCATCCAGTCCACCAACCAGAGCTCGGACACCCAGGCCACGCAGGTGACAGGGGACTGA